The following nucleotide sequence is from Armatimonadota bacterium.
CAGCGGAACGCTCGATATTTACCGGCGGGTTGCAGGTATCCAATAAGAAGTGTAGAAATTAGAAAACCTGGTTTTCAGGATAGCCTTAATGAAGATTGCAATGCTTGGGACAAAAGGCATACCGGCTACATGGGGTGGAATCGAACATCATGTCGAAGAAATTTCCACTCGCATGGTTAATCTTGGACACGAAGTGACCGTGTACTGCCGGCCTTACTATACTACAACAGACGAACAATATTACAAAGGAGTACGGTTAAAGAAGCTCCCCACAATAGCAACAAAAAACTTAGATGCTATCACACATACATTTATGGCAACTATGCATCTTCTACTTGAGGATTACGATATTGTGCATTACCATGCCATTGGGCCTTCGACTTTATCTGCCTTCCCTCGTCTAGTTGGGAAACGAACTGTAGTAACTGTACACGGTCTTGATTGGCAGCGCGAAAAGTGGGGGAGCAAAGCCAAGCTATTCCTAAAGTTTGGTGAGTATGCCTCAGTGGTTTTTCCACATGCAACAATCGTTGTCTCCAAATATCTCAAAAAATATTTGGAGTATAAGTACGGAAAGACTGTTAATTATATTCCAAGTGCCGTTACAGATCCCATAATTAGGCCACCAAATAAGATACGCGAATACGGACTTGGCGAAAGAGATTACATCCTATTTGTTGCAAGACTTGTTCCAGAGAAGGGCTGTCATTTTCTTTTGGAAGCTCACAAGCGCCTAGGAGCAAAAATGAAACTTGTTGTTGCAGGTGGATCAAGTCATTCTGATGACTATGTTGAAAGCCTCCATAAGATGGCTGGAGACAATGTGATATTTACCGGCTATGTTTATGGCGAAACTCTGCAAGAACTTTATTCAAATGCCTACTGCTACGTTCACCCGTCCACTATCGAAGGGTTACCTGTAACACTACTAGAGGCTGTGGCATATGGAAACTGCGTCATTGCAAGCGATATTCCTGCAAACAAGGAGGTTGTTCAAGACTCGGGCATAATTTTTGAGAGCGAGAATGTTGAAAGCCTTTGTGAAGCGCTTGACAAAATTATCAAGAACTCTGAGCTGGCCCGAAATCTTGGTGAAAAGGCAAAAGCCCTCGGTGTTAAGGAATACAATTACGACAGCGTTACTCAAAAAACCCTTGCACTGTACCAAGAGGTATATGAAAGGAGTCTTCATTCTCCAACTGCAAAAATTGAAAGCAAATTACAACCTCCTGTTGACTCCAAGGATGCTCCATGAATAATGCGTTAGTGAAAAAGCGCACTACAAAGACACGGAACACATATATAAAAACCCTCCTACTTTTGCATCTAATAATACTTTTTACTGCCCCTTCACAAATGCTTGCTGCCATTGAAGCATTAGATATTGGCAGTGCCTCAAGAGTTGCTGAAATTATCAAATACCATCCAGGTTGGTCTGCACACGAAGCAGGTGGGGGGAGCCTTTCCATTATACAATCCGACTTGGTTCC
It contains:
- a CDS encoding glycosyltransferase family 4 protein — encoded protein: MKIAMLGTKGIPATWGGIEHHVEEISTRMVNLGHEVTVYCRPYYTTTDEQYYKGVRLKKLPTIATKNLDAITHTFMATMHLLLEDYDIVHYHAIGPSTLSAFPRLVGKRTVVTVHGLDWQREKWGSKAKLFLKFGEYASVVFPHATIVVSKYLKKYLEYKYGKTVNYIPSAVTDPIIRPPNKIREYGLGERDYILFVARLVPEKGCHFLLEAHKRLGAKMKLVVAGGSSHSDDYVESLHKMAGDNVIFTGYVYGETLQELYSNAYCYVHPSTIEGLPVTLLEAVAYGNCVIASDIPANKEVVQDSGIIFESENVESLCEALDKIIKNSELARNLGEKAKALGVKEYNYDSVTQKTLALYQEVYERSLHSPTAKIESKLQPPVDSKDAP